The Fusarium keratoplasticum isolate Fu6.1 chromosome 4, whole genome shotgun sequence genome contains the following window.
GAGTGCAAATGTTTGAGAATGCCAACCTGGCGCTCGACTATATCAAGTCCAGGGGCATCCAGCTGACAAACATCGGCGCCGAAGATGTCGTCAACAGAAACCAAAAGATCATACTGGGTCTCATTTGGACTCTCATTCTACGCTTCACCATCAATGACATCAACGAGGAGGGCATGTCGGCCAAGGAGGGTCTTCTGCTCTGGTGTCAACGAAAGACGGCGTGTTacgacgaggtcgaggttcGAGACTTTAGCGCCAGCTGGAATGACGGTTTGGCCTTCTGCGCTCTCCTGGATATCCACCGACCCGACCTGATCGACTACGACGCCCTGGACAAGTCAGATCATCGAGGCAACATGCAGCTAGCATTCGATATCGCACATAAGGAGATTGGTATCCCCAGCCTGCTGGATGTGGAAGATGTGTGCGACGTGGCCAAGCCCGATGAGAAGAGTTTGATGACGTACATTGCCTACTGGTTCCATGCCTTCTCGCAGATGGAAAAGGTGGAAAACGCTGGACGCCGTGTCGAAAAGTTTGTCAATAACATGCAAGGCGCCTGGGAGATGCAGAGTGCCTACGAGCGGCGGATGCGAGCcttgctcaaggccatccaaGAGCAGATCGAGGGGTGGAAGCAGTCCAAGTTTGAGGGAACTTATGTCGACGCAAAGGCTCAAGCAAACCAGTTCGCCGAGTACAAGAGGGGTCTGAAGAGACAATGGGTTGCTGAGAAGAGTGACCTGGCGACTCTACTAGGCAACATCAAGACAAAGCTGGGTACATATCGTTTGCGGCCGTATGACCCTCCGGCCGAGTTGAGTCTGGAAGCTCTCGAGAGGAAGTGGGCGGAGCTGGCATCTGCAGAGATGACACGCgcccagctcatcaacgagaCAATCCGAGAGTGAGTGAATTCGTTGTGCAAGCACTTGACCCCTGACTAACAGTATACAGCATCAAGAACGCCCTTCGCAAATCCTTCGCTGACAAGGCAAATGACTTTGCAATGGCCCTCAACACAATGCAACTGGCGCTTTCAGGCCTCGACGGTGACGTCGAAGATCAGCTACACCACGTGAGGAAGCTGAGCGAGAGCCTGGCACCCCTAGACCAATACCTCGAGAAGATTGCGGTGGTGGACGAAAAGTGTCAAGAAGCCAACATTGAGGAGAACGACTTTACTACCTATACATACGACGAGCTTGTATACGagctcggccttgtcaaGACGTCGGtgcagaagaagcttgcCTTTTTGGAGAACCAGATGGTGGCGCGAAGCATGACGAACCTAACACCTATTCAGCTGGAGGAGTTTGAGAGTGTCTTCCGCCACTTCGACCGCGATGACACAAACTCCCTACAAGAGCTCGAGTTTAGCGCGGCCCTTGCATCGCTGGGACTGGTATTCTCCGAGGATGAGATGCATGACTACTTTGTCGAGACGTCCAACGGCCGCGAGTATGTCACATTCGAGCAGTTCATCCGCTTCATGGTGGATGTAACTGAGGATCAGAATACGGCGGAGCAAGTGTTCCAGTCGTTCCGCGAAGTGGCAGATGGCAAGCCATACGTGACAGAGATGGACCTACGGCATAGTCTGGTGCCTGACGAGGTGATTGACCAGCTGATCGAGATCATGCCGGAGCACAACGGACCAGACATGTCGGAAGACCGGGGGATGCCGCAGTACGACTACATCAGCTTCatggagaagctcatcaacgaTCAACAAGACGGGCAGGACGGCTCAGAGGCGGCCCTGCAGGACAGGACGAATCTCGAGCAGAGGAGCCCTGTCGCAGAGACACACACGAACGGAGCCTAGGGGGCTAGAAAGGGAAGGTGAGGATCTGATCTGAGTGAGGaacaagaggaggagggtatATATCAAGTGCTCGAAAGTGGGGAGAGGAGGTCGGGTAAGACGATGGATACTTGAACCCTTGTCTGACGGAAGGAAAtggaaaggaaaggaaagtGAGGATGTCTCTGCGCAGTGGAAAAAAACAACAACTGCCCTTGCCTTTCTGTTTGATGCATCTTGTTGGTGTTTATTCTTTTTGGCGGGCGGCGAGGGGGGGACGGGGAGggctcttggctttggcaaATGGATATCCCTTTGAGTTATACCGGAGAGTGTATTGATTGATTAGGATGGATATGCGGCATTGCCCTCTTGGGATGTCGTTGTagtcttcttttttttattaattattcAAGGGTCGAGGCTTTTGATAGTCGAGATTCTGTTATTTACCTTGCTTTACCTTGCCAGCCTGAATCATGATGAGTTTGCATGTGAGTTCGCATGTCTCATGAGGTTATTGAGTCGCCAAGAATGGGGGCGCAATGTCATGCCTTTTCGGTTATATTTCTGACAACCGGCTAAACAGCTGGAGGTAACAACTGCTCAATTGGGCAAGAATTGCTGTGTCCGGTCAGTTACTCGCTTTCGCCGTCACTTTTGGCCGGTATTCGCAACGGTTCCCCCCGCCATTCTCGGTATCCAAGCTGTTTTCGCCGTGACACTAATACCCCACAGAGACCGAGAGCTGTCACCGGACAAGTCCGACAATTGAAATCCCGGCTTTCGGGATTGGAAGACTCAATTCAGACGACCGGTGGTACGTACCTCTGGCACGCACACAAGCCCGGCCCGATGTTCCCATGTGCCGGTGCCGGCAGGCTCCGCAATCGCCTCTTGCGCCATCCATACagagggggaaaaaaaagtcgCGGGGCAACCGTTTTCTCTCGATGGATAAAGTAGCTTTCCGCCTCTGCAGGACCTCAAAGGTTCCAATTCGTCTTACACAGAGCTCCAAGCACATCAGCTACAGCTAGAAGGCACAGAACATCAACAATGTCCTCCCGCTCACAGCTCTTCCGCGCCCTGAGGGCACCCACCCGCAGCACCAGAAACTGTCTGTCTGCTTCAAGAACGAGAGGAGGCCtcgccgtcgctgctgctactCGCGCCGCTCAACCCGTCCGATGCATTGCGACTTCAGCCCCGAGGCTCGTCGTCTCTCCGACCCAGCCTTGCCGGGCTAAGCTGACGGCCGAGACCTACCCGGACCTGGAGCGCGACGCCCGCTTCGCCCAGGTCACTCCCGAGCACGTCGCCCGCTTCCGCGAGATCCTGGGCAACAACCCCTCGGCCGTTATCGACGGAGTCACGGATGGAGGCGCTGCTATTGACGAGGCCGACCTCGAGCCCTTCAATGAGGACTGGATGCACAAGTACCgtggccaggccaggctcgTTCTTCGGCCGTCCACCACCGAAGAGGTCAGCGGCATCCTCAAGTACTGCAACGAGCAGCGTCTCGCTGTCGTTCCCCAGGGTGGAAATACGGGACTTGTGGGAGGCTCCATCCCCGTCTTTGACGAGATCGTCATTAGCATGGCCCGTATGAACGAGATCCGCTCCTTTGACGAGGTCAGTGGCtccctcgtcgtcgacgccggctgcatcctcgaggccgtcgacTCGTACCTTGCCCAAAGGGGATATATCTTTCctctcgaccttggcgccAAGGGGTCGTGCCACGTCGGTGGTAACGTCGCCACCAATGCCGGAGGCCTGCGATTGCTGCGTTATGGCAGCTTGCACGGGACTGTCCTCGGTGTTGAGGCCGTCCTTCCCGACGGTACCGTCATTAACGACCTGTGCACCTTGCGCAAGAACAACACTGGCTACGACGTCAAGCAGCTCTTTATCGGTGCCGAAGGGACTTTGGGCATCATAACAAAGATCGCTATCCAGTGCCCTCAGCGATCCCCGGCGGTGAATGTTGCCGTCTTTGGCATCGAGTCGTATGAGAAGGCTCAGCTCGCCTTCCGTGAGGCAAAGAAGCAGCTCTCCGAGATCCTATCAGCGTTCGAGCTCATGGACGGCCGCAGCCAGAGGATCGTGTCCGAGGTCAAGGGCCAGGAGCACCCCCTCGAGGGCGAGTACCCCTTTTACTGCCTGATTGAAACGAGCGGTTCCAATGGTGAGCACGACTACGCCAAACTCGAGGCCTTCCTCGAGGACGTCATGACTCGTGAGGTGATTGCCGATGGTGTAGTGGCTCAGGACGAGACCCAGCTGCGCAACCTGTGGGGGT
Protein-coding sequences here:
- a CDS encoding FAD-binding PCMH-type domain-containing protein, with protein sequence MSSRSQLFRALRAPTRSTRNCLSASRTRGGLAVAAATRAAQPVRCIATSAPRLVVSPTQPCRAKLTAETYPDLERDARFAQVTPEHVARFREILGNNPSAVIDGVTDGGAAIDEADLEPFNEDWMHKYRGQARLVLRPSTTEEVSGILKYCNEQRLAVVPQGGNTGLVGGSIPVFDEIVISMARMNEIRSFDEVSGSLVVDAGCILEAVDSYLAQRGYIFPLDLGAKGSCHVGGNVATNAGGLRLLRYGSLHGTVLGVEAVLPDGTVINDLCTLRKNNTGYDVKQLFIGAEGTLGIITKIAIQCPQRSPAVNVAVFGIESYEKAQLAFREAKKQLSEILSAFELMDGRSQRIVSEVKGQEHPLEGEYPFYCLIETSGSNGEHDYAKLEAFLEDVMTREVIADGVVAQDETQLRNLWGWREGITECLGHWGGVYKYDISIPLTEMYSLVEDTKARMTDAGLLGDTPDHPVVAVLGYGHMGDANLHLNIPVRRYDPAVEKVLEPWVYEWIQKRNGSISAEHGLGIAKKKYIGYSRDETTIGLMKQIKKLFDPNGIMNPYKYI